In one Trichlorobacter lovleyi SZ genomic region, the following are encoded:
- the rpoN gene encoding RNA polymerase factor sigma-54, with translation MAMEMRQQLKMTQQLVMTPQLQQAIKLLQMTRIELQDVVRQELEENPILEESSELEEVREGETLLEVVEAELPDEALANTDSFQEVEAGEETLRDWDSYLDGYNYTSGEQSGDDDDKLSFENLLTRKGTLFDHLHWQLQMGKYSDEEQRVGEEVIGNIDDDGYFCSTIADVAVVCDVPEPVVETMLERIQEFDPSGVGARSLQECLLIQARSLGMEGSVVEAILLRYLPEVESRNYKQIARSLKVELEHVLAAIRVIAGFDPRPGRLYSSDEVHYISPDIFVHKVGDDYVVLLNEEGLPNLRLSPFYLEAKAGGSMDAKAEEYVGDKMRAAQWLIKSIQQRQRTIFRVAKSIVKFQREFLERGVEGLRPLVLRDVAEDIGMHESTISRVTTNKYMQTPQGLFELKYFFNSGLSTSDGESVSSESVKNRIKDIIDKEDPSKPLSDQKIAEMLSDATVNIARRTVTKYREMMRIGSSSERRRHF, from the coding sequence ATGGCGATGGAGATGCGCCAACAACTGAAGATGACGCAGCAACTGGTGATGACACCCCAGTTGCAGCAGGCCATCAAGCTGCTTCAGATGACCAGGATCGAGCTGCAGGATGTGGTTCGACAGGAATTGGAGGAAAATCCGATTCTGGAGGAGTCCTCCGAGCTGGAAGAGGTCCGGGAGGGTGAAACGCTGCTGGAGGTCGTCGAGGCTGAACTGCCTGATGAGGCTCTGGCAAACACCGATTCGTTCCAGGAGGTTGAGGCGGGTGAAGAGACCCTGCGCGACTGGGACAGCTACCTTGACGGCTACAATTACACCTCCGGGGAACAGTCCGGAGACGACGATGACAAGCTCTCCTTTGAAAATCTGCTGACCCGCAAGGGGACCCTGTTCGACCACCTGCACTGGCAGTTGCAGATGGGCAAGTACAGTGATGAGGAACAGCGGGTGGGGGAGGAGGTCATCGGCAATATTGATGACGATGGCTATTTCTGTTCCACCATTGCAGATGTCGCCGTTGTCTGTGATGTACCGGAGCCGGTTGTGGAAACCATGCTGGAACGGATTCAGGAGTTTGATCCCAGTGGTGTGGGGGCCCGTTCTCTGCAGGAATGTCTGTTGATTCAGGCCCGCAGTCTGGGGATGGAAGGCAGCGTGGTTGAGGCGATACTGCTACGCTATCTGCCGGAAGTGGAAAGCCGCAACTACAAACAGATCGCCCGCAGCCTGAAGGTTGAGCTTGAACACGTGCTGGCCGCCATTCGCGTGATCGCCGGTTTTGATCCCCGGCCGGGGCGTTTGTACAGCAGTGATGAGGTGCATTACATCTCTCCCGACATCTTTGTGCATAAGGTGGGGGATGATTATGTGGTGCTGCTGAATGAAGAAGGACTGCCGAATCTGAGGCTTTCGCCCTTTTATCTCGAAGCCAAGGCCGGCGGCAGCATGGATGCCAAGGCCGAAGAATATGTCGGTGACAAGATGCGGGCCGCCCAATGGCTGATCAAGAGCATTCAACAGCGTCAGCGCACCATCTTCAGGGTGGCCAAGAGTATCGTCAAGTTCCAGCGTGAGTTTCTGGAGCGGGGGGTTGAGGGACTGCGCCCTCTGGTGCTGCGGGATGTGGCAGAAGATATCGGCATGCATGAATCCACCATCAGCAGGGTTACCACCAACAAATATATGCAGACCCCCCAGGGGCTGTTTGAGCTGAAGTACTTTTTTAACAGCGGTCTCTCCACATCTGACGGCGAGTCTGTTTCTTCCGAGAGTGTCAAGAACCGGATCAAGGATATTATTGACAAGGAAGACCCGTCCAAACCGCTTTCCGATCAGAAGATCGCCGAGATGCTCTCTGATGCCACCGTCAATATTGCCCGGCGGACCGTAACGAAATACCGTGAAATGATGCGTATCGGATCGTCGTCTGAACGACGGCGACATTTCTGA
- the kdsA gene encoding 3-deoxy-8-phosphooctulonate synthase yields MTKELSIGSVKMGGGRLLVLIAGPCVIESEEATLRHAERLMTICNGLGMPLIFKSSYDKANRTSINAFRGPGMDEGLRILSKVKESLGIPVLSDIHSIEQVAPAAQVLDVLQIPAFLCRQTDLVVAAAKTGKVVNVKKGQFLAPWDMRNVVGKVAASGNENIILTERGASFGYNNLVVDMRSFPVMRSYGYPVVFDATHSVQLPGGQGESSGGQREFVETLSRAAVATGIDGIFMEVHEDPSCALCDGPNSIPLAELPALLKRLQALDAVVR; encoded by the coding sequence ATGACCAAAGAATTGTCGATCGGGTCGGTTAAAATGGGGGGCGGACGCCTGCTGGTGCTGATTGCCGGTCCCTGTGTGATCGAGAGTGAAGAGGCAACGCTGCGCCATGCCGAGCGGCTGATGACCATCTGTAACGGGCTGGGGATGCCGCTGATCTTCAAGTCTTCCTATGACAAGGCCAACCGGACGTCGATCAACGCCTTCCGTGGACCGGGTATGGATGAGGGGCTGCGGATTCTGTCCAAGGTCAAGGAGAGCCTCGGTATTCCGGTGCTTTCGGATATCCATTCCATTGAACAGGTGGCTCCGGCTGCCCAGGTGCTGGATGTGTTGCAGATTCCCGCCTTTCTCTGCCGCCAGACCGATCTGGTGGTGGCTGCCGCCAAGACCGGCAAGGTGGTCAATGTCAAAAAAGGACAGTTCCTGGCCCCCTGGGATATGCGTAATGTGGTGGGTAAAGTGGCGGCTTCAGGCAATGAAAATATCATCCTGACCGAGCGCGGCGCCTCCTTCGGCTATAACAATCTGGTGGTGGATATGCGTTCCTTCCCGGTTATGCGCTCCTACGGCTATCCGGTGGTGTTTGATGCCACCCATAGTGTGCAGCTGCCGGGCGGGCAGGGGGAGTCATCCGGCGGCCAGCGTGAGTTTGTGGAAACCCTGTCCCGGGCTGCGGTTGCCACCGGTATTGACGGTATCTTCATGGAGGTGCATGAAGATCCGTCCTGTGCCCTGTGCGACGGCCCCAACTCTATCCCCCTTGCTGAACTTCCGGCCCTGTTGAAGCGTCTGCAGGCCCTTGATGCGGTGGTGCGATGA
- the hpf gene encoding ribosome hibernation-promoting factor, HPF/YfiA family produces MQVSTTFRHMEQSEALKSYAEEKLERVAKYIDEPISAQVYFTVEKIRHIVEIVISGRGITTKASEATNDMYAAVDAVLDKIERQLKRYKEKLKDHKPAGENNGRTMSKKVFQAEGLETNAEPVVITTKTETAKPMAVEEAVMQMDLLHKDFLVFTDATSNEINVLYRRKDGNFGLIEPQRG; encoded by the coding sequence ATGCAAGTATCGACAACCTTTCGGCATATGGAGCAGAGCGAGGCCCTGAAAAGCTACGCTGAGGAGAAGCTTGAGCGGGTTGCAAAGTACATTGATGAGCCGATTTCGGCTCAGGTCTATTTCACGGTTGAGAAGATCCGCCATATTGTTGAGATCGTGATATCGGGTCGTGGTATCACCACCAAGGCATCGGAAGCCACCAACGACATGTATGCCGCTGTTGATGCCGTGCTGGACAAGATCGAGCGTCAGCTGAAGCGCTACAAGGAAAAACTGAAGGATCACAAGCCTGCCGGCGAGAACAATGGCCGCACCATGTCCAAGAAGGTCTTCCAGGCTGAAGGTCTTGAGACCAATGCCGAGCCGGTTGTGATCACCACCAAGACCGAGACTGCCAAGCCGATGGCGGTGGAAGAGGCTGTCATGCAGATGGATCTGCTGCACAAGGACTTCCTGGTTTTCACTGATGCAACCTCCAACGAAATAAATGTCCTGTATCGTCGTAAAGACGGTAACTTCGGTCTGATCGAGCCCCAGCGGGGCTAA
- a CDS encoding DnaA/Hda family protein, which yields MQQQALDLPVTPRYGFENFISCAGNSTALEFSRRITDPAEPEKLLYLYGPAGSGKTHLLHAIGRQLAGEQYQVLSCRNLTVPVATNPGSLLLVDDLDQLPDRPELRNALWEAFNQQYSSGHTLALAGRFAPKELPTIDDHLISRLLWGLVARLDVSDDRSRQMLIAKLAQDRQIILPDEVAGWLLTVLPRDVGSLVSACDALYRAALQRKCRITLRLARELVLQGTLLS from the coding sequence ATGCAGCAACAGGCCCTTGATCTGCCGGTTACCCCACGCTACGGCTTTGAAAACTTCATCTCCTGCGCCGGTAACAGCACCGCCCTGGAGTTCAGCCGCAGGATCACCGATCCGGCTGAACCGGAGAAACTGCTCTACCTCTACGGACCGGCAGGATCAGGCAAGACGCACCTGCTGCATGCCATCGGGCGCCAGCTGGCCGGAGAACAGTACCAGGTCCTGTCATGCCGCAACCTGACCGTCCCGGTTGCGACCAATCCCGGCAGTCTGTTACTGGTGGATGACCTGGACCAGCTGCCGGACCGGCCTGAACTGCGTAATGCCCTCTGGGAGGCCTTTAACCAGCAGTACAGCAGCGGCCATACCCTGGCCCTGGCAGGCAGGTTTGCCCCCAAGGAGCTGCCGACCATCGACGACCATCTGATCTCCCGACTGTTGTGGGGGCTGGTGGCCCGCCTGGATGTCTCAGATGACCGTTCACGTCAGATGCTGATTGCCAAGCTGGCCCAGGACCGGCAGATTATCCTGCCCGATGAGGTGGCCGGCTGGCTCTTGACCGTACTGCCCCGTGATGTCGGCTCGCTGGTCTCGGCCTGCGATGCCCTCTACCGGGCGGCCTTGCAGCGCAAATGCCGGATCACCCTGCGCCTGGCGCGGGAACTGGTTCTGCAGGGCACCCTGCTATCCTGA
- a CDS encoding KpsF/GutQ family sugar-phosphate isomerase: MSILDEARKVIQAEAAAVAALAGRLDSSFEKAVQMILASSGRVVVSGMGKSGLVGQKIASTMASTGTPAFFLHPAEGIHGDLGMIMTGDVVIGISNSGETEELLRILPVIKRLGANLIAMSGNPASNLARSSDVFLDVSVAEEACPLGLAPTSSTTATLAMGDALAVALLVERGFKAEDFAIFHPGGALGKKLLLRVEDLMHGGDSIPLVQEEMLMKEALFVITSKGLGITGVTDAQGKLTGVITDGDLRRCLERGEDILHSTAGSLMHRNPKRILRRELAAAALQLMERHSITTLFAFEDEQSQAPCGVIHLHDILKAGIA; the protein is encoded by the coding sequence ATGAGTATTCTTGATGAGGCACGCAAGGTTATTCAGGCCGAGGCCGCAGCGGTGGCTGCACTGGCCGGACGTCTGGACAGTTCCTTTGAAAAAGCGGTGCAGATGATCCTGGCCAGCTCGGGCCGGGTGGTGGTCAGCGGTATGGGGAAATCCGGTCTGGTCGGCCAGAAGATTGCCTCCACCATGGCCTCAACCGGCACCCCGGCTTTTTTTCTGCATCCGGCAGAAGGAATTCACGGCGATCTGGGGATGATTATGACCGGCGATGTGGTGATCGGCATCTCCAACAGTGGTGAGACCGAAGAATTGCTGCGGATTCTGCCGGTCATCAAGCGTCTGGGGGCCAACCTGATTGCCATGAGCGGCAACCCTGCCTCGAATCTGGCCCGTTCCAGTGATGTCTTTCTGGATGTCTCGGTTGCCGAAGAGGCCTGTCCCCTGGGGCTGGCCCCAACTTCCTCAACCACCGCCACCCTTGCCATGGGGGATGCGCTGGCTGTGGCATTGCTGGTTGAACGGGGCTTCAAGGCTGAGGATTTTGCCATCTTCCATCCCGGTGGTGCCCTGGGCAAGAAGCTGCTCCTGCGGGTAGAGGATCTGATGCATGGCGGCGATTCGATTCCGCTGGTGCAGGAAGAGATGCTGATGAAAGAGGCGCTGTTTGTGATTACCTCCAAGGGGCTGGGGATCACCGGAGTCACCGATGCCCAAGGAAAGCTGACGGGGGTGATCACGGACGGAGACCTGCGGCGCTGCCTTGAGCGTGGTGAGGATATCCTGCACAGCACTGCCGGCAGTCTGATGCACCGCAATCCCAAACGCATTCTGCGCCGGGAGCTGGCCGCTGCGGCCCTGCAGCTGATGGAGCGTCATTCCATCACCACTCTGTTTGCGTTTGAAGATGAACAGAGTCAGGCCCCCTGTGGTGTGATCCATCTGCACGATATCCTCAAGGCGGGCATTGCGTGA
- the hprK gene encoding HPr(Ser) kinase/phosphatase, whose product MPQGRHVAPPLAYQPRTVDGITLSIQDLLDDKEYGLDLRLIAGASGLGHRVSSSRIQKPGLALTGYTQHLHPDRIQVLGNTEISYLFQLSDERLRDNTQKLCSFPISSFVVSKGLTPPAAFLEITEQHAIPVLVSPHQSSTFISLITKFLEERLLPTTHLHGVLVDVLGVGMLLTGKSGIGKSECALDLVIRGHRLVADDMVFIRKKMPASLVGQPVQQIQHLMEIRGLGIINIKDLYGVSSIREKKIIDLVLELMEWNPDQEYDRLGIDDNTTTILGVELPHLVIPVRPGRNLGSIIEVAARNFLLKGMGYHSAKDFQQRLLERMEVRHLGDEVE is encoded by the coding sequence ATGCCTCAGGGGAGGCATGTTGCGCCTCCCCTGGCATACCAACCACGTACTGTGGACGGCATTACCCTTTCCATCCAGGATCTGCTCGACGACAAGGAGTATGGTCTTGATCTGCGTTTGATCGCAGGAGCCAGCGGGCTGGGGCACCGGGTCAGTTCATCCCGGATCCAGAAGCCCGGTCTGGCTCTGACCGGTTATACCCAGCATCTGCACCCTGATCGTATCCAGGTGCTGGGCAATACCGAAATATCCTATCTGTTTCAACTGAGTGACGAGCGGCTGCGTGACAACACGCAAAAACTCTGTTCGTTTCCCATCTCCAGCTTTGTTGTCAGCAAGGGCCTGACGCCGCCGGCAGCCTTTCTGGAGATAACCGAGCAGCACGCAATTCCGGTGCTGGTCTCTCCCCATCAGTCCTCCACCTTCATCTCGCTGATCACCAAATTCCTTGAGGAACGGCTGCTCCCTACCACCCATCTGCATGGAGTGCTGGTGGATGTGCTGGGGGTCGGCATGCTGTTGACCGGCAAGAGCGGCATCGGCAAGAGTGAATGCGCCCTTGACCTGGTTATCCGCGGGCACCGGCTGGTGGCTGATGATATGGTCTTTATCAGGAAGAAGATGCCGGCCAGTCTGGTCGGACAACCGGTGCAGCAGATCCAGCACCTGATGGAGATCCGCGGTCTGGGTATCATCAACATCAAGGACCTGTACGGCGTATCGTCAATCCGTGAAAAGAAGATCATTGACCTGGTGCTGGAACTGATGGAGTGGAATCCCGATCAGGAGTATGACCGATTGGGGATTGATGACAATACCACCACCATTCTCGGGGTAGAACTGCCGCATCTGGTTATTCCGGTTCGACCGGGGCGTAACCTTGGCTCGATCATTGAGGTAGCGGCCCGGAACTTCCTGCTGAAAGGGATGGGCTACCATTCTGCAAAGGATTTTCAGCAACGTCTGCTGGAGCGAATGGAGGTCAGGCACCTTGGGGATGAGGTGGAGTAG
- the ruvB gene encoding Holliday junction branch migration DNA helicase RuvB: MERAITPEKRDDDLQFDATLRPRTLQDYIGQEKIRENLKLFIDAAKGRSEALDHVLLYGPPGLGKTTLANIIACEMGVNIKSTSGPVIERPGDLAAILTNLEPHDVLFIDEIHRLSHVVEEILYPAMEDFQLDIIIGQGPSARSIKLDLPRFTLVGATTRAGLLSSPLRDRFGVISRLEFYTHDELAFIVTRSARILGMAIDREGALELARRSRGTPRIANRLLRRVRDYAQVRADGAITLSVVQETLRLLEIDEMGFDQMDRMILLTIIDKFGGGPVGLDTIGAAIGEESDTIEDVYEPFLIQNGFLNRTPRGRVATPAAYQHFGRLTPERPQGSLF; encoded by the coding sequence ATGGAACGAGCCATCACCCCGGAAAAACGCGACGACGACCTGCAGTTTGATGCCACCCTGCGCCCCCGTACCCTGCAGGATTACATTGGTCAGGAAAAGATCAGGGAAAACCTGAAGCTCTTTATTGATGCTGCCAAAGGGCGCAGTGAAGCCCTTGACCATGTGCTGCTGTACGGACCGCCGGGCCTGGGCAAAACCACCCTGGCCAACATTATTGCCTGCGAGATGGGGGTCAACATCAAGTCCACCTCCGGTCCGGTGATCGAGCGCCCCGGCGACCTGGCTGCCATCCTGACCAACCTTGAGCCCCATGACGTGCTGTTTATCGATGAAATCCACCGTCTCTCCCATGTGGTGGAGGAGATCCTCTATCCGGCCATGGAGGACTTCCAGCTGGATATCATCATCGGTCAGGGGCCCAGTGCCCGCAGCATCAAGCTGGACCTGCCCCGCTTCACCCTGGTGGGGGCCACCACCAGGGCCGGTCTGCTGTCATCCCCCCTGCGTGACCGCTTCGGGGTCATCTCCCGGCTTGAATTCTACACCCATGACGAACTGGCCTTCATCGTCACCCGCTCGGCCCGCATCCTGGGCATGGCAATCGACAGGGAAGGTGCGCTGGAACTGGCCCGCCGCAGCCGCGGCACCCCACGGATTGCCAACCGTCTGCTGCGCCGGGTGCGGGACTATGCCCAGGTCAGGGCTGACGGCGCCATCACCCTGAGTGTCGTACAGGAGACCCTGCGTCTGCTGGAGATCGACGAGATGGGGTTTGATCAGATGGACCGGATGATCCTGTTGACCATCATCGACAAATTCGGCGGCGGCCCGGTGGGGCTGGACACCATAGGTGCGGCGATTGGCGAAGAAAGCGACACCATTGAAGATGTCTATGAACCGTTCCTGATCCAGAACGGCTTCCTGAACCGCACCCCCCGCGGACGGGTTGCCACCCCGGCAGCCTATCAGCACTTCGGCCGGCTCACGCCGGAACGTCCCCAGGGGTCACTGTTCTGA
- a CDS encoding KdsC family phosphatase codes for MNDKLKHIELLLLDVDGVMTDGRIIWDANGTEIKFFNVKDGHGIKLVQRAGIQVGIITGRVSPVVDLRAKELGIEILYQGSLRKQESYDEIKRRTGLADHQIAYMGDDVIDVPVMRRVGFSAAPADALPEVLKVADYVACARGGWGAVRELCDLLLKGRGMWQELVVERYEL; via the coding sequence GTGAACGATAAGCTCAAACATATAGAACTGCTGCTGCTGGATGTGGATGGCGTCATGACCGATGGCCGGATCATCTGGGATGCCAACGGAACCGAGATCAAGTTCTTCAATGTCAAGGATGGTCATGGCATCAAGCTGGTGCAGCGGGCCGGTATCCAGGTCGGCATCATCACGGGACGCGTCTCTCCGGTGGTTGACCTGCGGGCGAAAGAGCTGGGGATCGAGATCCTCTATCAGGGCTCGCTGCGTAAACAGGAGAGCTATGATGAGATCAAACGCCGCACCGGCCTGGCCGACCATCAGATTGCCTATATGGGTGACGATGTGATTGATGTGCCGGTCATGCGGCGGGTCGGTTTCTCTGCCGCCCCCGCAGACGCCCTGCCGGAGGTGCTGAAGGTGGCGGATTATGTTGCCTGTGCCAGGGGTGGCTGGGGCGCCGTGCGTGAGCTGTGCGACCTGTTGCTGAAGGGGCGTGGCATGTGGCAGGAGCTGGTTGTTGAGAGGTATGAGTTGTAA
- the lptC gene encoding LPS export ABC transporter periplasmic protein LptC: MQMPSTRRIRQVLAVVIVTASVALVAAILFRQFRSTPPETASKPISPEIDMSITRLNFSEMRGNDKLWDLTAERADYDKETGTAKLAGVKTEIFGGKAGGLIITSEAGSYLEEKHLVTMQKNVRAVTRKGMTFTTEQLEYRSVPGLVVSNHPVKVVDGRLTLTAQGMEMSLHDEKARFHGSVEAVVEGIHGKD, translated from the coding sequence ATGCAAATGCCGAGCACAAGGCGAATCAGGCAGGTTCTGGCAGTGGTCATCGTGACCGCATCTGTTGCCTTGGTGGCGGCTATCCTTTTCAGGCAGTTCCGTTCAACCCCGCCTGAAACCGCTTCCAAACCAATCTCCCCTGAAATTGATATGTCCATCACCAGGCTGAACTTCTCTGAAATGCGGGGAAATGACAAGCTTTGGGATTTGACTGCCGAGCGGGCGGATTATGATAAGGAAACCGGCACTGCAAAGCTTGCCGGGGTGAAGACGGAAATATTTGGCGGCAAGGCAGGGGGATTGATTATCACCTCTGAGGCAGGCAGCTATCTGGAAGAGAAACATCTGGTGACCATGCAGAAAAATGTGCGTGCCGTTACCAGGAAGGGAATGACCTTTACGACGGAGCAGCTGGAGTACCGTTCCGTGCCGGGACTGGTGGTGTCGAATCATCCGGTCAAGGTTGTTGATGGCCGCCTTACCCTGACAGCGCAGGGGATGGAGATGTCGCTGCATGATGAAAAAGCCCGTTTCCATGGGTCTGTGGAGGCGGTTGTCGAGGGGATACATGGGAAAGATTGA
- the lptA gene encoding lipopolysaccharide transport periplasmic protein LptA — protein MGKIERILVLVSVWLLGVLPAVAASQPASGGAAARDRSSRPITIKADELKADNKGKIATFTGRVVARQEDVTIYSDKLVIYYGDKQDQVDKIEAIGSVRILQTNRIGTGGHALYESREGKITLSGNPKVTQDKDSITGKVIVYYLDDDRSVVIGGENARVEAVIHPTKSGATLKKHDAKKQP, from the coding sequence ATGGGAAAGATTGAGCGGATACTGGTGCTTGTTTCTGTCTGGCTCCTGGGCGTGCTGCCTGCCGTGGCTGCTTCTCAGCCGGCGTCAGGGGGGGCGGCTGCGCGTGACCGTTCTTCTCGGCCCATCACGATCAAGGCCGATGAACTGAAGGCCGACAATAAAGGCAAGATCGCAACATTTACCGGACGGGTGGTGGCACGCCAGGAGGATGTTACCATCTATTCCGACAAGCTGGTTATCTACTACGGCGATAAGCAGGACCAGGTCGACAAGATAGAGGCGATCGGCTCAGTGCGGATTCTGCAGACCAACCGGATCGGTACCGGTGGACATGCCCTGTATGAGAGCAGGGAGGGGAAGATCACCCTTTCCGGTAATCCCAAGGTGACGCAGGACAAGGATTCCATCACCGGCAAGGTGATTGTCTACTATCTGGATGATGATCGCAGTGTGGTTATCGGCGGCGAAAACGCCAGGGTTGAAGCGGTGATTCACCCCACTAAATCAGGTGCCACCCTGAAAAAGCATGACGCAAAAAAACAGCCATAG
- the lptB gene encoding LPS export ABC transporter ATP-binding protein has protein sequence MTQKNSHSRNLCAEGLCKTYGRRQVVRGVNLSLDSGQVIGLLGPNGAGKTTTFYMMVGLTRPDGGQVRLDGDEITELPMHQRARRGISYLPQEASVFRKLSVRDNLLAILETTEPDRELQQHRAQELLEEFGITHVADTKGYALSGGERRRVEIARALITRPAFILLDEPFAGIDPIAVADIQQLIIGLKARNIGVLISDHNVRETLGVCDAAYIVSAGEVLEFGTPEQIAESKKAREIYLGEDFKL, from the coding sequence ATGACGCAAAAAAACAGCCATAGCAGAAATCTGTGCGCCGAAGGTCTGTGCAAGACCTATGGCCGCCGTCAGGTGGTGCGGGGGGTGAACCTGTCACTTGACTCCGGGCAGGTGATCGGTTTGCTCGGACCCAACGGCGCCGGTAAAACCACCACATTCTACATGATGGTGGGACTGACGCGGCCCGATGGCGGTCAGGTCCGGCTGGACGGGGATGAAATCACTGAGCTGCCGATGCATCAACGGGCACGGCGCGGTATCAGTTACCTGCCCCAGGAGGCGTCGGTCTTCCGGAAGCTATCGGTCCGTGATAACCTGCTGGCTATCCTCGAGACCACCGAGCCGGACCGGGAGCTGCAACAGCACCGCGCCCAGGAGCTGCTGGAGGAGTTTGGTATCACCCATGTTGCGGATACCAAAGGATATGCACTTTCAGGCGGTGAGCGCAGGCGGGTGGAGATCGCACGGGCCTTGATCACCAGACCGGCATTTATACTGCTGGATGAGCCATTTGCCGGGATTGACCCGATTGCCGTGGCAGATATTCAACAGTTGATTATCGGCTTGAAAGCCCGCAATATCGGCGTTCTGATCTCCGATCATAATGTGCGCGAGACCCTGGGTGTCTGTGATGCCGCCTATATTGTCAGCGCAGGCGAGGTGCTGGAGTTCGGTACGCCGGAACAGATTGCAGAGAGTAAAAAGGCCCGGGAGATTTATCTGGGCGAGGATTTCAAACTCTAA
- the rapZ gene encoding RNase adapter RapZ — MRIVVITGMSGSGKSTAVRALEDEGFYCIDNLPVRLFRQFVELIEKSGESFKGVVLVTDIRGRDLSTGIVESFRELRSVGHELEVLFFDASDEVLIRRFAETRRRHPADEHCTVPEGIRIERERLAALRQNATLIIDTSEFNVHQLKEQVIRAIKGEQGSSNFTVEVVSFGFRYGVPLDASLVMDVRFLPNPHFVPALRPYSGQEPAVRQFVLEQPDTTAFLDHFFNLLQFLIPAYCREGKSYLTIAIGCTGGRHRSVAITEATAARLETLGLKVRISHRDIEKG; from the coding sequence ATGCGGATCGTGGTGATCACCGGGATGTCCGGCTCAGGTAAATCAACCGCAGTGCGGGCTCTGGAGGATGAAGGGTTCTACTGTATCGATAACCTGCCGGTACGGCTGTTCCGTCAGTTTGTTGAGCTGATTGAGAAGTCCGGCGAGTCCTTTAAAGGGGTTGTGCTGGTTACGGATATCCGGGGCCGAGACCTCTCCACAGGGATTGTCGAGTCGTTCCGTGAGTTGCGCAGTGTGGGACATGAACTTGAGGTGCTGTTTTTTGATGCCTCGGATGAGGTGCTGATCAGGCGTTTTGCCGAGACCCGCCGCCGTCATCCGGCTGACGAGCACTGTACGGTTCCGGAGGGGATCAGGATTGAGCGGGAGCGGCTGGCAGCCCTGCGTCAGAATGCCACCTTAATCATCGATACCTCCGAATTCAATGTCCATCAGCTGAAGGAACAGGTGATCCGTGCCATCAAGGGTGAACAGGGCAGCAGCAATTTTACCGTGGAAGTGGTCTCGTTCGGCTTCCGCTATGGTGTGCCGCTGGATGCCAGTCTGGTTATGGATGTCCGCTTTTTGCCCAACCCCCATTTTGTTCCTGCGCTGCGCCCCTATAGCGGTCAGGAACCGGCGGTACGGCAGTTCGTGCTTGAACAGCCGGACACCACAGCGTTCCTTGATCACTTTTTTAACCTGCTGCAGTTCCTGATTCCGGCCTATTGCCGCGAAGGGAAGAGTTATCTGACGATTGCCATCGGCTGTACCGGCGGACGGCATCGCTCAGTGGCCATTACCGAGGCAACTGCCGCCCGTTTGGAGACATTGGGCCTCAAGGTGCGTATCAGTCACCGTGATATTGAGAAGGGATAG